Within the Miscanthus floridulus cultivar M001 chromosome 2, ASM1932011v1, whole genome shotgun sequence genome, the region ggctgaacactatTCAATGTTCGGTCATGTTGATGTGGCGACACACAGAGAAGAgggagagtgatcggacgctgggcgagtccagtcgggcgtgaccggacgcgtccggtcacgattggaaccttactggaagtgaccagacgttaGGCAACTGTGCGTCCGATCCTACACTATAGtgcgtccggtcataacttaaatgtattgatgactgttgagatcgggcgattagcttttgaagcaggggacacgtggcgaaaATCTgaggaccggacgttggggtcctgcatctggtcaaaccgaccggtgcgtccggtcgacctGATTTTCCAGGGAACAGAGAGCCAACAGCTCTATTCAtgagggctctctatttaagccccatggccagctcaaactcaccctcttggtcatttgcattgacatagcaaccttgtgagcttagccaaagccctcccactcatctccatcattgattcattatctttgtgatattgggagagaatccaagtgcattacttaagtgattgcatctagaggcacttggtgcttGTGTTTCGCTGccggattcacttgttactcttgatggttgccaccacctagacggcttagtgcagcggaggaggattggcacgagttggtgattgttcgtggccatctcccgatgattgtgaggggacttatgcctttcccggcggagcgccgaaaggtaaccctagtggattgctcgtgtcattgagttacctcccttgtgggtaggttcttgcggtgtccaattgtgtgaacgagattcgtgcaacacctcttagccgcataaccaccaagtgttggtcgacacaatggggacgtagcgtgttggcaagcacgtgaacctcgggagaaaattggttgtctcttgccctttggtattcttctggtgattgatttagtattcatcttgtgattggttcactcctctatacggtggtataatcaccttacttactcactTACATAcccgtaaactagttgtagcaagctctttagtatagctagaattaagagcttgctttgtagcttaagctcatctagtggagctctttagtgtagcaagtgtgagagcttttagtgagtagtaacttagtaaattatgtgtctagtgatcatagtaactagaattattggataggtggcttgtaactcttgtagagctagagcaaatttgtttttcgctattcaccccctctagccatattaggacctttcagcccatgatatgctcaagaaattTAACATGGTGAATGttaagcctatcaaaactcccatgtcatccaatggacatcttgatctcaatattgaagggaaagccatggatatccaggtatatcgttccatgatcggcTTTCTACTTTATTTGTTGGCATTGCCGATGGGACCGACCAACCCCTGCATAGAGAAGGgaaggatgatggtttaatccaagacagCACAAGAAGAGCAACGAAGATACCAAGCAAAAAAAGTTAAGGAATTGATCGTACCACCAATACAAGAAGACTATCGGAGATGCCTTCATCCTTCATCCCTTCGATGGCAGCACTGGCAGCGGTGACTTCCCTGGCTTCACCTTTCACTTGATCGATCTTGTTTTCCAGGGATGCCAGGGGCTGCTCGTGGCTACTGGAGTCTGCGTCATGGTCTTTGGCTAGCTCCGCACTCAAAGGCGTGACATAAGATTTGCTTAAACCCTTGAATACATAGGATGCACTCAATCGGGTAATAGTGGAGGTCTGCTTCAGATTGCTTGCTAGTTGCTCAAGCACAAAATCACCTTTAGGCATGCCATCATACAGTGAGAACACTAAAAAGCTAGAAGCGGGCGGTGGTGACATCCGTAGCATCTCTCTTGCGGCGTGGAGCCTCATTACTCCCAATATGATTCTAGAGTGTACCTCCCATTTGTGAATGGGGGATACTATGTTGTACATTGATATAAAACGGTGGATAAAGAGTACTTCTCTGATCAGAGTAAGCCACATATCGCGCCTTGTTGAGCTAGTCATCTCGGGGAACTCCAAAACCAGAGGTTCTGATCTAAATGATCATTTAGCCTAAGCTGAACACCGAAAGGTTCTATTTAAGATGGAACTCATAGTGACTCAAACATAATGGCTTTATCAAACAATGGCACACCAAAAGGGCCTGTTGAAGCAGTGCTAATTTGGTGTTCTATTCTAGTGTCTGAAAGATCAACCTTGATAGCAGTTTCGTATGAAATTTTTCCGGAAGCCTCAAAATATAGTGCCTTGTTCGTCAGAGTCACTCGACCTAGAAAACCAAAAACACCAAAACATTGACTAAGGTTATATGTTATTTACTAATAAAGGAAACTAGTAATTCAGATTAGTAGAATATGAGAAATGGAAGCAACCAGAAACAAAGTGATCATATTGATTACCTGGCCAACTAGTGCTTCCAATGTGCCTCACTACCCTTTGTGTTCCTGCTGTGCCCTCCATGTGCAAAATGAATTCATCTTCAGCGAATTCAGTTCCAATTGGAGCTGGCAAATCTTGAAAGAATTTGAAGGACCTAAAAAAACATTAGAGTTTGTAATGGTTCATACATTTGACAATAATGTTGACAAATGAAGAATATTTGGTCCAATCATGGAACAGGCAGCATACTTATCCATTTCTTTCAGGAATCTGTCATCACCAGGATAATGCAGCCTGTTAGCTGTGGTAGCAGTGAGAGCTTCAAATGTGAATCGAGCATTAACCACGTCACAAGCCAAAGGGAATACAGATCCAAACCACACGTACGCTTCTTCCCTAACAGTTGGCTCTTCATTCACCTGGGTAACCAATTGATGGCTGCTTAGAGCAAATTGACCATAATACACTGGTAATCAGTAATTTATTTGACATGCTTACAAGAAGAGGcataactccgcctatgttgtctcaacatagcaggtcccaagtcctggtaaaggaggagggttgtgatagacgtggcgagccaacgttaaatctagccattctaatggagataaaacccgaaagaaaatcgttgaggcgtaaccctcttagcgacgcgtcatatcggaacccgggtatggtgttaaatgagcaagggccgggtcgtcacccccgtgacgcgccgtgtcgcgatctaggcacggtgtcaagtgatcaAGGATTGGGttgtcgcatccttagtggcgcgctacatcggcgcccgggtgtagtgaaaaatgagcaagggtcttcacatctgattcGACAGGtgtgaagggtaaggaagctagtcaaaCCAACTAGAATCCGTTTAGGCAGTTGGAATGTAGGATctcttacaggtaagttaagagaattagttgataccgcgactaggagacgtgtaaatatattatgcgtttaagagactaaatggaagggtcagaaggcgaaggaggtggacaatacaggtttcaagctttggtacacagggacagttgcgaatagaaatggagtaggagttttgattgataagagcctcaagaatagtgtggtgggagtgagaaggcaaggagatatgattatcttagtcaagcttgtcattggtgatatggtcttgaacgtaatttatgcgtatgccccccaagtaggcctcgacgaaagtgttaagagacagttctgggaagacttagatggcctgattagagctgtacccagtaatgagaagctttttataggagaagATCTTAATGggtatgtaggtactacaagcgcaggtttcgaggcagttcatggaggttttggctgtggtagtaggaatcaggagagagaggaagttctggacttcgcggtagcttttgacctgatgatagccaacactttctttagaaagagagaatctcatctagtgaccttcagtagcgaacAACActttagccagattgactttgtcctcacaagaagaaaggacaaacgagcatgcttgggtcgtaaggtgataccaggggagtgtgttgtttctcaacataagcttttggtgatagactttcgtttttaggtgcgtgcccgtagagATAAACAAGCttagattgaaagaacaaagtggtagaAACTGAAAAGAGAGACGTCAGAgatattcagggaaagggttatcaaagagggctcttggaaagaagaagaagacataaacaacatgtgggagaagatggcaaccaacatttggaaggtggcctcagaggtgtgtggagtaaccaaagaaagtggaggtgaggctaaagatacttggtggtggaacgagaaagtccaaagggctattaaagagaagaaagagtgctatagacgcttgtacaatgataggagtgtggacaacatagaaaagtacaaggtggcaaagaagactgcaaagcgagctgtaagtgtggcaaagggtagagcgtacgaggatctttaccaacgtttgagtacgaaggaaggagagaatgacatttataggatggctaaggttcgtgagagaaagacaagggacttcaaccaagttaagtgcattaaggatgaaatggagcatcttttggtgaaggaggatgagatccgacatcgatggcaagagtattttgacaaattgttcaatgatgagaatacggacacaacttTTCAGTTGGATGATTTTTTTGATGACACTAAtagacgctttgtgcggagaatccaagaatctgagatcAGAGAGGCactgaaaaggatgaaaggaggtaaagcgataggaccggatggtatcccaatcgaggtgtggagatgcctcggggacatagctatagtatggctaaccaagctattcaaccatatttttcgatcgaacaagatgcctgatgagtggaggagaagtatattggtaccaatctacaagaataaaggagatattcaaagttgtactaattatcgggaaattaagttgatgagtcatactatgaagctataggagagagttatcgaggATCGCTTGAGAGCGATAATCACAGCTTCATTTTCTCCGAGTGGCTCCTTCCTATCTTCCCTTTCTTTCGCTATGCTCTCCTGTAAAATTTAGCACGTGTCATTCAGTTCAGGACTCGAGCATTTCTCATGTGTGACATACATATGCTTAATCGCCAACCATGGTGACCTGTTGATCCGATGGAGTAGGGGTTTCCAAGCTAGCATCATATCGAAGGTGAACCGACTTAGCGAACCGTCACTTATCTTCTCCCCAATATCATGTGATGTGATAATTTGCAGGGCCTGAAGACTGCAAAACTCAACTAGTTTTGTTGAATAGTTGCCAACTGCTGCAGTCTTTAAGCCCAACTCGCAGTCTGCCACCAAATCATTGACACTCCTGTCCAATGTCCTGTGTGGCATTGActtaattgttgtgagagaaaaatattgtttcggctgaaaaaacaagccgaacaagccatttttaagacaagcgaacggggctagTTGGCCAAATTTCGAAGTAAATTAAAGAGCATTTTAAGTTTTCTTTCCTTAAGAAAAGAATACGTCTGTTACTCTATGCTAACATATAGCCAAAAGGATTTCTCTAGAGAGACAAACCCAGATAAAACATGTCAATAAATTATACAGTTCAGGATGCTACACGAGAAGAGATTTTGCTTGCTTCAAAATAATACCACCCCTTCTAAACTGATGGAAATGAGAATTGGATTACAAGTTTTTGGCTTAAGCATTATTAAGTTGTCAAATACAAGATGCGTATATTCATGGGTCCCTGTATTCATTCATGTCTGTCTCCACAAATAATACTGCATCCGAACTAAACCTGCAACAAACAAGTATGGGTACACATCATAAAGCATGGAAGTTCAGATCACCGAGTGTCTAAGCATATTCCAAACTAAACCTGCAACAACTAGATTTGAGCACAACTGGAAAAGATTAGAAGTTCTGTACTTATGATTGACGTTGGTCCGATATGACAGCAAACGAATAAAGATCGAGAAGACGAACAGCGCACGCACAGTGAACATTGCCGGAGCACGTGGTTGGCGATGGAGGAGAGGTGCTTCCGCCCGCTCCCGTCTGGGGGGCTGCTTCCCGTGCCGGTCCCCGCCGCCGGTGCGGCCGTCAACTCCCGCTGGCTCTCAAGTCTCAACACCCATGTCCATGGCTGGGGTGGGGCGGGGTGTGCACTGGATGCGTCGTCCTTCTGCGTGGTCCATCGGGATGTGTTTTTTTTagttttaacacttttttttttgcaaactaattttaaatttaacacggcctgttttttttaataaaaactaacacttttggacgcgcctattgccctggcgtgaccaaatgcctgtgccgcgccatgcatggtggcgcgacagagggctgacgtggcggcgatcaGATTCgctgaccgttgacgtggcagggcctgccgcgccaccgaccttgacgcggcagtgccgcgccctattctgtggcgcggcagagccgaataaaaccccgcggccagtcctacctgcccgagcagcaagcccacCAGGTTgtcgcgcccgccgcccgcctgGCGGTACATAgacggtttaatcggaacgcgttgcgccgatagtgggagttattctaagtattgcttgacgtaaaatcaatagtgaatttgtttctgtcttttgttgaatttttttcacggccgaatagagaatttgataagccaatgattttttttcctgttttttataatacggttaaccaccatgttaactaatcgattaaaAAAAATTGGATCGGATTGAAACAAATATTTTTAATGGAACTTATTTATTtggctttttggccccatattaTAGGATCGGCGGCAACGCGACCATAGACCCCGTCTTTCTCGACCCCTCGCGCATGACGCCGGCCACCAGCGTCGAGATACCCCGGAACTGTCGGTTttcgaactagttgctacttaatctcgcatgcagtgatgtcgcgacgcattgaaacgaatataaagcaaataaatgaagtccgtacgcaagttgacaagctgccacataatgttttcattggtttgacataagttcgacataacataaccaactatgTCTGCAAGTTTTGGACGCcaataatagttcgacctaacaaactaagactcaggagtgtaaggatcccttagACGTTTTTGTCTCTTCGGATttattggcaacacattgggagtgtagccaacgtcgatgTGGCCGCAtcgccggtgcgtacggctcgtaccctgcaagtatatgatatgcacaatTACTTaaaattctttatgatcgttagttcatgtagcctacgtatttaaagaaactacctttgttagtacctgtgaggctctttATGTACcaaacggggcaccacctagctgagacatgccgatctcgtcctgcggccaatcgtcccactggtcgtgctgtctgcggaagcccgggggtcgtcgtcgtcatcgtcgtcgtcctcggttgcagggtccttcccagcgctatgatgtgatgatgtacgcaccgcggaagtggcacctgtcatcggctgagaagggtcggctggtgtcctcaaagaggctaaagacgtgccacccgaccgcgtcgGGAGTGgcagttcctcataaggagtgtctaTGCAGCTCAGCTTTTGGACTAGCTTCCTAcaactcttcttcaccttctgcataaatagacattaAAATTAATACATTTTTCAaacacatatacactaaagaaatattttcaaaacaaactagtttatgtttacctccacaaaagcctcgagaacgcctagcccttgccctctagactcgtgaagccggaacgctgcttcgttgaacagcctcgacaattgtgtcgcctaggtacagaaacgcggttgaacagttttagtatacatacttaataccaaatgactaacaaattgtaccattcaagtatcttaccatgtatttttgtagcggggctctctgtagctgtgtgtcctctctagtggtaacgtcgtacacatcttcgatcacatcttccttcgAGTCCTCGTCAATTGCCTCCTtaatgtacgggggcttgatatgtgtcctcgtagacttgTGAAGCCAACGCatgtactcatcgaaggtgtgctggtcgtgtggaggacccgcatggaccggctgTCGTTCCCTGGTTTCTCACAAGTGGATGCGCGCGTTGTGTATCacacgccaatccttggtcttgtacctcttcctgcaaTCATACCTACaataaaacgatgttagttgtaccacacacacctctgaattgtagctttgttattaatcgataacgcacctgtgcaatccttggttggtggagtaaagcagtggtgggtagcctgtcattcttccaaactgtctacaAACCCTGACGGGCAAGcggtggaagaaaataagagggacgttgtagcgatactcctctgactcgtctctagtgacaggactgagatagtactagagctctggagcatcccaaggataccaatgcacctgaacatttcgtaattgagttaggctgtgatatagtgtagatcgaacaagatacatgtatgatagtaaagagagtgtAACCTGATGctatgtcaggacgtcgagatcgTCCGTGTACTCCCAGTACTtgtgcctcgcattccctctaactaactctgatttcATTCAGATAAACAgagttgtagggagtgtatcatgcccgttccattactgcattgaacacgataatgaattaaccattaataaactcatcatatataaccatatcgaagaatagaatgaaccgaagtacttaccggtaaaccagtattaaggggcTTCCCAacaggccatcgttcccaacaccaaacctagagtaggtacgagcaacccccaaggttcgcatatcctAAGGTGCGACGGcaagcaacgcatagctgtcgatatatccatgccaggactgcgtcACCCCCAGCTGTACgctgctatgttctcccacggctggcgtagtatgtcaaggaagatccagctgatggtgttgcccgaggcgtctgggaagaggaaaacACCAAGAAAGtaccagagccac harbors:
- the LOC136540635 gene encoding uncharacterized protein — protein: MRWLHKSTRTHIKPPYIKEAIDEDSKEDVIEDVYDVTTREDTQLQRAPLQKYMATQLSRLFNEAAFRLHESRGQGLGVLEAFVEKVKKSCRKLVQKLSCIDTPYEELPLPTRSGGTSLASLRTPADPSQPMTGATSAVRTSSHHSAGKDPATEDDDDDDDDPRASADSTTSGTIGRRTRSACLS